The Deltaproteobacteria bacterium genomic sequence GTCTTTCCGGTTTCTGTATCAATGGCGACATAGCCCATGCCTTCCTGTACCAGCAACGTTGCTTTCAGCCTCTTACGCTGTGAAAGCTTGGTCAAGATACGTGCAATCACTGAGCGCCCCGCAGTAATCAAAAGACGGTTGCCTTCTGCAAGGTTGCATTCTTCAAGGAGGCCCCACGCTGTGAGTGGATTCAACGGAAACTGACACGCGATGGCATCAGAGATTTCGGCAGGTACGGGATAAACTCTTGATACCGGCGCCACAGCAAGCTCAGCCCATGCACCAGGACTGCGAAAAGCGACACGCATGCCGGGGTGATAATCGGTGATGCCAGGCCCGCACGCAGTAATCGTCCCCACGCCATCAAAACCAGCAACTTGAGGAAAGATGGGTTTGATTCTGTAGCGTCCTTCAATAAATAGAAAATCAGCAGGATGGATTGGGCGACTGGCAACTCTGATCAATACCTGATCTTGCCCGGCAATTGGAGGTTCAATATCTTGAATTTTTAAAACATCTTGGGCTTTACCTGATTGTTCAAAAATGACGGCTTGCATTTTTCCTTCCTCTACGGGTTCATTTCACGCTTCGTCATGTCGCCGCAATGGACGTGCGTATGCGACGAAAACGACTCCCGGGAACCTCGATTCCGCAGCTGAATAAGGACTGAAATGCAGCTTTATTTGTGAGACCTTATAACCTAATATTATCTTCACTTTTCGGAGGAGGTTTTGAAGCCGTAATATCCCAACAACCATCAGCACATTTGTACCCTCTTTCAATCATGCATCTCTGGAAATCTTTCTGATGATTCACCTTAATAATTTCCAATACAATCACAACGGGAAAAATAATTATGAGTGGCCCGAACAAGAAATGTCCGCCTTGGTATCCGCTTAGCTTGGAACATTCCTCTCGGTCTAATAGAAAGTCGGATTGCGTTTTAGGCGATGGTATTGTGTACCGTTGTTGTGTAGCGCAACCTATAGTCATGCCCATTATAAGAATGATTGCCAAAAGCCTTTTCATAACGCCCCTTCGTATGAACAACTAAGAACAACTATGGACACTTCCCTGTTTTATTAAATCTGAACTATGTCATGGAGTTAAGTTAACAAAAACAGGGAAGTGTCCATAATTATTCAAGGGTAATTGGTGGCTGTCCCCGATTTTTGCACAACTTTATGAAAATTCAGTAATTTCAAGAAATCTTTGAAGTCTGGATGAAGTTCGATCAATGCCATAAACCATTCTCCGGTTGTATTCAATTGCATTAAAGCGGTCGGATATCGTTCGAGATAGCCAATACTGCTTCTCTTCACTGTCGTCACCGAGGCTAGTGAGTATCAGCACTTTCTTGTTTATCCGTGGCAATTCATTGTCCATGAAAGTAAATCCTTTTCTGATTTTTTATCCATAACGATGCGGCTCATGCTCGCAATTTTACCGCGTTGCTATACAGACTCTGGTTAACCCCCAATTATTTCGTTTAGCCCTTCAATAATTAAATCGATCTCTTCAGGAGATATTGTGGTAATCCTTTTCCCAAGGCGTGAAGTTGAAAAAGTACGAATTTGGCTAATTTTAACCCAGGACTTTTTGGGGAGTTCCGGATTTGACAGTTCGAAGGTTAAAGGGAAGCCTGCTTTTTGGGGTTGACTCGTCAGCGCCATGGCTATAACGGTGCCGGACCTCTCATTAAACACATCATGACTGAGTATTAAGACAGGGCGTTCACCGGATTGTTCATATCCTTTCGCTGGATCTAAATTCGCCCAGAAAATATCTCCCCTCAATATCTTGGCCATTGGTCGATCTCCGGTGTAAAACCCTCTTCAGCAAGTGATCGTTCGTCTTTCATATCCAAGTTAGCGCATTCTCGTGCAAGACGGGACCGATCCAGGCGAGCGATTTTTTCTTCTACGGCTCGTTGAAAGGCTTTGCTGCGGTTGGGAAATACTTTTGACTGTACCAACCTGTCCAGCTTCTGGAGCAGGGATTCTTCAATTGTTATAGCTATTTTTATGGTACTCATAGCAACACCTCTGGGTATTACAATATATCATACCAAAAAAATATGCAATAATCTTTAAGAAGGCTAATGAAAAAATCACCGGCGCAAGGAACGAGCGATCAGTTGGTAGGTGATCTATTTTTATTCTGCAAGCAGCCGTATTTAGGAGTATATTTTGTGGCCAAAATGGGCAGTCTCAGGCTCAATATAGGCAGTTTTTTAATCCTATTCTTTATGATATCTATTACTTATCTTGGTCCGACCCCATTATATCCTCGCATCGTCATCCGCCACTACATCTGCTTCTTTTTTCTCTTGTCCTCAAGGTGACGGTTCATAAACTCCTCGAGACCTTTCAATCTTCCCCCAAAATCCTCACTCTCATAGCGCTTGAGAAAGGTGTTGCCTTCCTCTGAAATCGAAGTAAAAACTTGCGTGAACGTTATTGTGAGAAGACCATCGCCGTTCACATGGATCTCAATCTTGAAGCGAAACATATATAGATGCGGAGCTGTGAGCAGAAAATCGACAACTCTACTGTTTATATTATATTGAAGAGTGGTCCAGTATAATTCAGTACTGTAAGGTTTTATGGTTCTAAAGATGGCGCCTTCTTCATTGTAACCGCTATTTGACCAGATTGTCTCGCACTCCCAGCCCGGAATCCATTCTTCTTCTCTTTTCGGACACAGAAGCGGGAATACTTCTTCAACTGCTGCCTTACAGTGAATAACACCCTTTCTCATAAATTGTGTTGCCTGAAATAGCATAAAATTACTCCCTTGGTTTTATCACGTCTAACGTACGGATCGGCGGCTGGGGCTTAGCCCCGGTCCGATGGATGCGTCTGTTCAAAACAGCATGGATGCATGGTCGTAATTATGCCTTTGAAGCGATCCGGCAACCGAACTCGAACGCTTTCCGGCAGTCATCCGGAAACTCCGCCTTACGTCGTACTGCCTTCTTGGCCGGGTCCATATACTCCATAACGACCTTAGAATAGTCCGGAAACTGATAGGTATCATAGCAGCAGAAGGTTTCAGCCTCACCGAAGACCATGCGAAAGTATGCCTCAGTGGAACTGAACATCGCCCCATAACCGCGTTCGGCGCACATCTCCTCGGTCGCGTTCATGGTGTAGATGATTCCCGTCCTGATCCTCCGCGGAAATGCAGACCGGGGCGGTTTAGAATATACGAGGGGGGCAAACAGAAGTCGTTCCATGAATGAGCGCATCTCACCGGTCATTGCTCCGAAGTATATAGGTGTTCCCAAGATAATCGCATCGGTTTCGTCCTCGATCTTTTTGAGTATCGGGCTAAGGTCATCCTTCAGCGCACATCTTCCGTTGTGCGGCCCATCAATGATTTTGCATGCGAAGCAACTCATGCATCCCTTGAAGGCAAGATCGTACAGGTGCACCAACTCGGTATCAGCCCCTTGTGAAGCAGCGCCTTCGAGAGCCTTCGTCAGCAGGGTCGCCGTATTCCAGTTCTTTCTCGGGCTTCCGTTGATACCAATGATCATCATGTCTCACTGTCCCCTTTCTGGTTGTCGAACGATCACGCATCAGAGGCGCGAGCGTCAGTCCGCGTCAGTCTGGCTGTGCTGGTTATGTGATAGCTCGGTTCTCTACCCAACTTCAAAATTCTCAGATTTAAAATTGCTGTAATACCTTCCGTTTTGAGCTGTGAACCTGAGTACGCAGTAATCGGGATCAGTTATACCCTTTGGATAATACATCTCGTCACCAGGCTTCCAGATCATTTCCTTAGATGCGCTATCATGCAGGACTTCCATAGTTCCCCTAAGCATAACGCCCTTGAAGAATCGTTTATCAAAGAAATACAAGCAAGCTTTCGGGTTATTGAGATATTGCCTTACCCTCATTGAGGATGTATTCGTCGTGAAGAAGATATGCTTTATGCCTTCCCTTTTCCTCGGTGGAAGCATCGCTTTTGAATTAGGAAAACCGTCTTCATCAACGGAACTGATTATAGATACGCTTGCTTTGTCGATCAGATTGCCAATTGTTTTGATCGAATTTCTCATTCTTTTTGTTCTCCTTCACATAACTAAAGATCACAGGCCAAGGAACGAGCGATCGGTAGGTTACCTAATTTTTTCTGCAAGCAATCGTAATCTTAGGTGTATATTTTGTGGCCAAAATGGGCAGTTTAAGGCTCAATATAGGCCGTTTTTCAATCATATTCTTTATGATTCCTATTACTTATCTTTGTCCGACCCCATTGATCGAGAATCAGACGCTGGAATGAAAAACGCCAGATGCTATTCCTGGTCAGCTCGATGCCGTGTAATTTTTTATTGCACGACAAGCAGGAAACCTTGAACAGCCCCAGAATTGTTGGCCAACGTTTGCTCCTTTTCGTGCAGTCCTTAACACCATTTCACTGCCGCATTCTGGACAGACAACAGATGTTTTTGTAACAGTTGGCGCTGCTTTACGATCACGCTGAACGTTCTTGATAAATTCAAACAGTTGAAAGCCTTCGACCAAATCGATTGGTTTGTTTGCTGCAAAATTCTTCGCCTCTTGAGTAAAGAAACCAGAAGTCATTAAAATTGACCTATTTGCATTTTGAGAAATCTGAACGCCGTATAACTCGCGAACTTTGTCAACACCGACCTTGATATTTCGCCATTGCTTACATTGAACAAGGATCAGTTCGCCATTCTTTTTCAATGTCAAATCAATGCCGCCATCAGGTCCAGCACTGGTATTTTCATATACCGTATATCCTTGACGCCGGTAAGCTTCCCCCACTAATTCTTCAAATTCCTTCCAGTTTAAATTACGAACGGTATCAATGGATTCCTGCTTATCTAAAAGTTTACGCTTCCGCCAATAATTAATTACCGAAATGGGAGTAGGAATTAACAAAATTAGTGCAATTATCGGAGCAAGCGAGGGCGCGGCAGTAGCCAGCCCTTTGAACAGCATATATGTTATGTCTGCTGGCCCCTTTTGCTGAATTTCTATTGAGGGTATGAAGTATTTGAGAATCAGATATGAAATGCCAGATAACGCTACACTAACCCACCACGGAAACAGAGCCAGCATGTCGAGAATTGATTGATTCTTTTTTGCCATTAATTTTCCTCTATTTTATGGGTTAACGCAAAATGTCTGGTAATTGGTGGCTGTTGTTCCCGATTTCATACATATTCATAGAGTTTTCCGGTTGCATATAACCCCCCCTATGAGCGCACCAATTGAGCAACCGGCTATTGAGCGTATCTTGTAATCATTTTCTTCAAGCCAATGAATAACGCCAATGTGCGCTAAACATCGAGCGCTGCCGCTTCCAAGAACCAGAGATACGGTTTTCAGGATGACCAGCTTGACTGGTCAATCCTGTTGTTATACAAAATTATTTTCGAGTGATAAGGGACTTAACCCAAGTCATAGCAGACTCTATGACAAAAGTCTCTTGCTCCTGAGTTAGCTGTGGCATTTCTTCTGCACCAGGGCCATGCCCATGGGGATTTCTAAGCTCTGAAAATAACATCTTCAGCAAATTAGCCTCCCAGACGTCTATGAATCGCCCGTTCGACTTGCTTACTAAGTTGTCTATGTAGCTGGCAGCTCCTTTTTCCTTTCCAGATGTAAACCCCTTCTCATCAGAAATGATTTTAATAGTGCTTTCAAGAGCTTTAAAGGCATATAAGGCAGCATCCCTACCTTTGATGTCTCGCCTGTGGATGGCTTCTTTCATGTCAATATCAACGTTCTTCCATTTTTGATCTTTCAGGAGTGCCCAAAATGGCTCCTCAATTTCCTGCGCTATCACTTGATCGTTGGAAAATTGAATATAACCGTTGTGGTAATGTAGTGGAAAACCACAGGTGCGGAATCTGGAATTGAGCTCGGAGATGGCAGATGATAACGCCGCTGATAGAGAAGTATATGCGGCGATGTTTGTGGGAGAAAAAAGCCCTTTCTTCTGGGTTTGCATCGACTCTGCAAAAGATTCAAGTTCACGGAAGATGAGTTCTATAAGGCTGATCCTGAGCTTAATAAAATAGTCACCCTCTCCATGGCGATCGTTCCAAAGATTATAGCGTTCAAAAATCAGGAGCCCACAGATCTCATCGTCGGTGCTTCCTGGCCCCAACGACACTAATCCTATTTCTCTAGCAAGTTTTTTGTGAGATTTTGTGAAAATATCGATTGGGATTTTGTAACCCTTACAGATATCCTCAAAGATAATATGACCAGCCTGCGTGAATAAAATCTGAACTTGAGGAGGGATATTCCCACCGTAGAACAACGGGTGATTGTACCTCGTATAGAAAACATCGTTGATCATGTAGCGTTACCTCTTTTTGTATAACGCCTGAGCTGTGGAGCCGCCGAACGTCAGCGAGGATACTTAGCGCTCAGCAGAAGACGGTCCGCACAAGAGAATTGTTATATTTCAGTCAGCTTCATTGATAGATTCGATTGCTTGAATTAATTCTTTGAGAAGCTCTCCAATTCCAGACATTTGTTCATCATGTGTGTCACCATTCTCTACATAAAGATCATTTTTGCGTTGTAATTCGAGAACTTTTTTTGCTTCTATTACATCGGATACTGACACTTTTTTTTCTTTCGAAACCTTTATGGCATTTTCAAGAAAGTCTTCAATATCTAATAATTTGATAACTCGATGATTTCTTTCCGGTTGTTTAAACAATGTTCCCATTGTAACCTCCTTTAGCTATTGATATATAACGAGTCTGCAGGAAAAGTCTGATTTGACCATTTTGTGAAAAATTCCGCTTAATTAAATTAGATACTTATAAACCTAGGAAATGCAAAAATAACAGGTTTTACCCCTTTTCCTACAGGCTCAACATCAAAAGTCAGCCGCCTAACTTGTTCGGCTCGAAAACTCCAGCCTGTCTTCTATCAATTCTGGATACTTGCTCATAATATTTTGTAATCTTTTTCCAACATTACATTTTTACCTCAGTATATATAGACGACATATTTCTAACTTATAAAGAAACTCCGTCAGTCAAGCCGATAGATCCCTCTATTAGAACTCGTTCTACATTGGCTGCACCTTCATACTGATACTCAGGCCGGTCTGCAATTTCCTCACAACCTGAGCGTATACTTCGTCGAAGTCCCAGAAGTTGTTGAACGCACTCATAGTAAACTGCAAGAACTCCTTCTGACCGTCATCAGGTTGTAGTCGCATGAGTTGCTCGATTACCGTGGAGGGCACTGGCCAAAGTACCCCCTGGTTCATGATCAGCTTTGGTAGTCTTATACGCCCAATAGTGACCGAAGCACGGGCAGGAGCGGAGAGGAACCCACGCAAGGCTTCTTCCGTTTTGAAGACATTCGGAGCTGCATCGAAGAGCCCCGCAGGAAACTTCACGCGCAAAGTTCGGCGCTCTGTAGCTCTCGTGAGCGCGTCAACTAACTGATATGCCCTCCCCTCCCCTTTTAGCTGAAAAGTCAAGGCTGAAACTTCGTATTTAACCTGAATGTTGTTTATGGAGTTCTTACGACCGTCCGCCAGATACTTCCAGTCATCGGGTATTTCCATGCGGTAGACGTGACTTCCGCAAATCAGAGGAGGAGTTCCCCTAAGCCAAGCCGCCCAAAGTAGATCGGCGATAGACCCCTTATAATTTCCATCTATGTCGTAGTACTGCATGTGCTGGAATGAGCCGCCCTCAATCATCTCATCGGTGTTAAAGGTGAGTTCTTTTAACGCACAGGCCATAAAAACGTGTGACTGAATTGCATCAAAAATGAGATCCTTGGCCTCTGAAAACTCGGCCCCTGCCAAGACAAGAGTTCTCATTCCGACTTCTTGAGCTCGTTCAACTGCCGGTTGAGTGAATCCGGCAGTTGATACGAAGATACTCGTTTGGGTTGGGAGACCGACATCCATTAGCTTGCCAACAAAAGTGTCGATCTGTGGCGAATCAGTTCTCCTGTTATGATGTTTGCATTCGACCGCCAGATGGATTGGCTGCCCGGCAAGGCTGCCGGTGATCAGCACGTCGATTTCGCGCATGCCACCTCTACCTCCACGTCGCCTAAGCGCAGGGAGTCGCACATTTTTCTGAACCCGTACATCGGGAGCCTGAAAGACGATAGCCACGATCTGTTCGACGAGCTTCCATTTCTTCGATCTCTTTGTAGTGCCATCGATTCTGTCAGTAGCAGGCATGACTTTCATTGATAAACCGTCTATTATGGAAAGGATTCAACTTCGCAAAGCTTTGCGGAATTGCGTGGCACTAACTGTCACGTCATTGCCAGCTCACGGTAAAGTGATTCTCCAAAAACCTCTCTCGCCTTCCTCTATCCAGTAACCTTCTAAGAATTTGCTATTTGGAATTCGATGCAAAGTAGCTCGTGCTTGCCTTTCTGGACATTTCAATACAAAATGACCATGTCCTTTATCCTTTCCTTCGTAAATAACCACTCCATTATCATCTTTATAGGATAGTACAATTACATTTCCGTTTATTCTGATTTCGCATTCTTCCCCTTCATCAGCGGGAGTTTCATCGTAAAACACGGTATCCATCAATGCTGTTTTTGCCACCATTAGTAGTAATCTCCTATGCACTTTAGTGCCGCCAATTACTGGCAGGTTGGAAGCTCAGAAGTGTCCACGCACCTTGCAGTGCCTTCTTGACCTAATCCAACTTCTTCTTTGCCGGTCTTACTTCATACAGAGCCTGATCTTCCATGACGGAATACTCTTGCTCTGCGCTGATTTTCT encodes the following:
- a CDS encoding pyridoxamine 5'-phosphate oxidase family protein, with amino-acid sequence MRNSIKTIGNLIDKASVSIISSVDEDGFPNSKAMLPPRKREGIKHIFFTTNTSSMRVRQYLNNPKACLYFFDKRFFKGVMLRGTMEVLHDSASKEMIWKPGDEMYYPKGITDPDYCVLRFTAQNGRYYSNFKSENFEVG
- a CDS encoding restriction endonuclease translates to MAKKNQSILDMLALFPWWVSVALSGISYLILKYFIPSIEIQQKGPADITYMLFKGLATAAPSLAPIIALILLIPTPISVINYWRKRKLLDKQESIDTVRNLNWKEFEELVGEAYRRQGYTVYENTSAGPDGGIDLTLKKNGELILVQCKQWRNIKVGVDKVRELYGVQISQNANRSILMTSGFFTQEAKNFAANKPIDLVEGFQLFEFIKNVQRDRKAAPTVTKTSVVCPECGSEMVLRTARKGANVGQQFWGCSRFPACRAIKNYTASS
- a CDS encoding flavodoxin family protein, with amino-acid sequence MMIIGINGSPRKNWNTATLLTKALEGAASQGADTELVHLYDLAFKGCMSCFACKIIDGPHNGRCALKDDLSPILKKIEDETDAIILGTPIYFGAMTGEMRSFMERLLFAPLVYSKPPRSAFPRRIRTGIIYTMNATEEMCAERGYGAMFSSTEAYFRMVFGEAETFCCYDTYQFPDYSKVVMEYMDPAKKAVRRKAEFPDDCRKAFEFGCRIASKA
- a CDS encoding restriction endonuclease, with translation MPATDRIDGTTKRSKKWKLVEQIVAIVFQAPDVRVQKNVRLPALRRRGGRGGMREIDVLITGSLAGQPIHLAVECKHHNRRTDSPQIDTFVGKLMDVGLPTQTSIFVSTAGFTQPAVERAQEVGMRTLVLAGAEFSEAKDLIFDAIQSHVFMACALKELTFNTDEMIEGGSFQHMQYYDIDGNYKGSIADLLWAAWLRGTPPLICGSHVYRMEIPDDWKYLADGRKNSINNIQVKYEVSALTFQLKGEGRAYQLVDALTRATERRTLRVKFPAGLFDAAPNVFKTEEALRGFLSAPARASVTIGRIRLPKLIMNQGVLWPVPSTVIEQLMRLQPDDGQKEFLQFTMSAFNNFWDFDEVYAQVVRKLQTGLSISMKVQPM
- a CDS encoding zinc-binding dehydrogenase, coding for MQAVIFEQSGKAQDVLKIQDIEPPIAGQDQVLIRVASRPIHPADFLFIEGRYRIKPIFPQVAGFDGVGTITACGPGITDYHPGMRVAFRSPGAWAELAVAPVSRVYPVPAEISDAIACQFPLNPLTAWGLLEECNLAEGNRLLITAGRSVIARILTKLSQRKRLKATLLVQEGMGYVAIDTETGKTVSKGLSVEETLQGAIAEGRFHAVLDAVGGSATLAIIEALEHRGRLISYGLLDDSPITLYASTLLFKNIIWQGFGIDGWLDNATQGQLATAQEELWGMLSEDPNLLPVIQCFSLSEVKEAIRVVHEFRQPGKVLLVS
- a CDS encoding type II toxin-antitoxin system PemK/MazF family toxin — translated: MAKILRGDIFWANLDPAKGYEQSGERPVLILSHDVFNERSGTVIAMALTSQPQKAGFPLTFELSNPELPKKSWVKISQIRTFSTSRLGKRITTISPEEIDLIIEGLNEIIGG
- a CDS encoding ribbon-helix-helix domain-containing protein, whose amino-acid sequence is MSTIKIAITIEESLLQKLDRLVQSKVFPNRSKAFQRAVEEKIARLDRSRLARECANLDMKDERSLAEEGFTPEIDQWPRY